In Actinomadura luteofluorescens, the sequence TCGCGGTGCCGGCGATCATCAAGCGGGACCACCCGTCCCGGATCACCACGGTCACGGCCGTCTACACGGTCGCGGTGACGGCGGGCGCGTCCCTGTCGTCCGGGCTCGCCGTGCCGGTGGAGGACTGGTTCGGCGCGTCGTGGCGGCTGCCGCTCGGCCTGCTGGCGATCCCGGCGGCGCTCGCCGGGCTGCTGTGGCTGCCGAGGGCGCGGCGGGCGGCGCACGCGGCCCGCTCGGCCCCGCCCGCCGCGCCCCCGCGCGGCGTCGCGGCGCTGGTGTGGCGGTCGCGCCTGGCCTGGCACGTCACGGCGTTCATGGGCCTGCAGTCGCTGCTGGCCTACGTGGTGATCGGCTGGCTGCCGACGCTCTGCCAGGACCGCGGGATGGACGCGGCGTCCGCCGGCTACGTGCTGGCGCTGGTGGCGGCGGTCCAGGCGGTCGGGTCGCTGGCCGTCCCGGTGCTGGCCCGCCGGACCCGCGACCAGCGCCCCCTGGTGATCGCCACGGTGGCGCTGACCGCGCTGGGCTTCGCCGGGGTGACCTGGGCGCCGATCGGCTCGGTGTGGGCCTGGACGGTGGTCCTCGGCCTCGGCCAGGGCCTCGGCTTCGCGACCGCGCTGTCGTTCATCGGGCTCCGCGCGCACGACGCCCACGTCGCCGTCCAGCTGTCG encodes:
- a CDS encoding CynX/NimT family MFS transporter; the encoded protein is MTGRRAGLAVALLMIVLLAVNLRPAIAAVGPLLTEISDAFRLSGTAAGALTTLPLAFFGSYGLLAAFLRRPPRSETLLVCAMALLVAGLLLRLPGGVAALFAGSLVAGIAISIGNIAVPAIIKRDHPSRITTVTAVYTVAVTAGASLSSGLAVPVEDWFGASWRLPLGLLAIPAALAGLLWLPRARRAAHAARSAPPAAPPRGVAALVWRSRLAWHVTAFMGLQSLLAYVVIGWLPTLCQDRGMDAASAGYVLALVAAVQAVGSLAVPVLARRTRDQRPLVIATVALTALGFAGVTWAPIGSVWAWTVVLGLGQGLGFATALSFIGLRAHDAHVAVQLSGMAQGVGYVIAALGPLALGALHDATGGWTVPMLGVLAVCAALAVPGLPAGRLRTVGAPAAPAPEVVNTGSSGHIPN